The following proteins are co-located in the Methanomassiliicoccales archaeon genome:
- a CDS encoding YjbQ family protein produces RTFPIRGGRLVKGTWQSIFLLELDGPRNRQVVVEIMGE; encoded by the coding sequence CCCGCACATTCCCGATCAGAGGGGGAAGGCTCGTGAAGGGAACCTGGCAGAGCATTTTCCTGCTGGAGCTCGACGGTCCAAGGAACAGGCAGGTCGTGGTGGAGATCATGGGCGAGTAG